AATACTTCATTGTATTGTTTAAGTCACTATGAAgcagaaacattaaaacataaatgctGCACATTGTCTAATGTAAGaatgttctgtgttttttatcattGTAAACTAAATTGACTATGACTGTTATACAAGTAGCCTAACTGATGAATTGACTCATTGTCTTATCTTAACAATTACAATTAGAGGTTGCAGTCATGGCAGAAATAGTAGATGAAACAGCTTTGTTTAGATTGTATTTAGCAGTTGTAGCAATTTCACATGCTATCCAGCAGCAAATAAAGTAATTAATAGTAGATCCACTTTCACTCCACCCAGCTTTACAAACACCTTAATGCatcaaatcaaaacatatgatatatgattctgaaatgggccaatctgcataatacCTACTTTAACTCTTTCTTCtttaaagtatatttagatAGCAATAccgttgtacttttacttgaataacaATTTGAAACAGGATTTAACTAGTAACAGAGTATTCACAgtgctacttctacttttaggCTACTGAAGTAAAAGATATGAGTACCCTACTTCCCCCACCTCTGACAGCAGCCTACAGTCcagtacagacagtacagacagTAGCCTAAAGACTGGTAGCAGTATCAGTACATATGAACAACTTCATAATTCATTGGCATGCTTACGGTTCCAGTAAACGGGGTAGCATTCCTTCTCCTTGATGTCCACTTCATAGAGCCcccctctgacacacactgcctccgcgctgatgatgatgatgtcgTCCGGGTCCCTCATTTCGTCTGACCCGGAGAGCCGCTGCCCTCCGCCGCCCTGTGCCGCCGGCTCCGTCCGGACACCGTCCCCAGCCCCGCTCTCCGACTGGGCTGCCTCCTTCCCCTCGGCCTCGGGGGGTTCCACGGGGCGTTTGACCTTGTCTGGGTTCTGCTCACTATTCCGATGGACAACCTCAATTTTTAAAGAGTCGTGTCCGACGAATGGCTTCCACGTCCGCTTGTCCTCTTTGTAGAACCAGCGGACCTCCTCCGGTCCCAGCTCCGTCACCACCTCGCCGCGGTGCCTGGAGCTGTTGGACCGTATGCGCTTTTTGGTTGTCACATTCCCATCACTTTCCGTGTAGTTTGGGTCCAGATACGACGAGCCTGGGTACTGCTCCCCGGCCAGGCCCAGCATCAAGCCATCCGGGGACAGCAGCGGCAGGTGTCGGTCCAGACCGGGCTGCTCTGGATCCCTTTCCACAGCAACACCATCTCCCATCGGATTGTCGTCGTAGCCGGTCACGAACACATCATTTGCCATATCCCATTCACTACTGCTGACGGAGTTATTCTCCGAGCTCTGTTGACGGACGGTCGGTGTATCCTTCATATTGCTCATGTTTTGGCTAGCATACGTGGAAATAGCGTCATAAAAATATCCCTCCCGTCTGACTATTACACCAGATTAACGATTACCTTCTCCCCAGCTGGTAACATCTGTATGATGAACCGTTCTGATTCCGACATCATCTTTAACATTATCGCTAcaggtttaaaaatgtttacccAGACGATTTAAACATGTATGTCCTTGTTTCCTGACTGTCAACACTGCTCGTTCACATTTGTGGTAAAACTGCTGGAATAATAACGGTACAAGCTAGGATGGAAATCTCAGTCGCTCCATGACGTCAAGTTAATGACGACACGCTAAGCTTCCGGttcaaactttcaaaataaattccaAGTTAATGACAACATACCAAGCGTCCTATTCAAACCTTCACAATAACctattttttacagttttaatcAGAAAATGCAAAGCATACCCAAAGCTTTTCCACCAGTGGTGGAAGttacgtttttttaaaaaatttttttaattaaggtAATTAAGTATGATCAGGAAACCATCCTTGAAGTATTcgaagtaaaagtactaatttctttaaaataaatgtatatatatatatatatatatatatatactattttcattctgttttCTGTATCAAATTAGTAACTTTAGTAACTACCACTGTCGAAATAAATCTTGTGAAgcaaaagtacaacatttccatttatattgtagtggagtagaagtataacaattcagagaaagaaaatacttaATGGAATTCCAAGTAgctcaaatgtgtactttagaacagtacttgaataaatgttcTTAGTTATTTCAACCACTGGCTTTTACTATTGTGTACTGTCTAAATTACAGGTGGATTCAACCTAAAAGTCGTGCATGAATCGGCagaaaaaattatatttttatttcaaattgatGTGATTACAAGCTCAACGTATGCATACAATAAACTTGTGTTTATAACGCAAATATCAACTTAAATAGTGGTTATGGTAAAAACGTAAAATATATCTCAAAATATACACAGATGGTTGTAAGaacaaacaggagtgtgtgggaattGGTGTGTATGTCCCTGAGTTCCAAATAGTTATTTCCAAACAAATTATCTGAACAGTTATCAGTGCATACAGCCAAAATAGTGGCAGTCATTATTGGCTTACAGTGGGTGGAAGAGGTCAGACCAGATAGGGTGGTGGTATGCACGGATTCAATGGCTGTGTTGGAAAGCATTCAGACAACAGCATCTGTCAGAGAAGATTTAATCATTGAACTGTACCATAGTTTGCTAAGGCTTCACAGAGGTGGCATGGACGTACAGTTCTGTTGGGTACCAGCGCATGAGGGGCTGAAAGGGAATGAGTGTGCTGATAAACTAGCAAAACGGGcactacaaaaggaaataacagtacCAGTTCCACttggaaaaggagaaggaaaagcagtgaTTAAGAAGAAAGGAATGGAGATATGACAGAAAAGGTGGGAGGAAGACCATAAAGGAAAGGGGtaccataaaatacaaaattcagTGATAACAAAGAACTacaaagaaaggaacagaaGGGAGGAAATCATCATAACAAGACTCAGATTGGATCACACAGGTTTAAATGGCACCATGTTTGTACTGGGGAAAAGGAATAGTGACAAATGTGGGAACTGTGGAGTGAAAGAAAACGTtgaacatttcatatttcactgtgccatgtatgcagtagaaagagaaaggttaCATGATAAAGTCCAAGAGGCGGGGAGGGAGTGGGATTTATACTAGGAACAGATGGAGAGGGGGTAAGAGTCACCAGGAAggctctctttacttttttaaataacacaaggCTGGTGAGTAGAATTTAAGAAAGAGTAAATGACATAATGTTACACACTcttgtacagtaggtggcggtatgcATCTTAAAGTTGGTTGCGATCTGCCATTAaacccaaagaagaagaagaaaaacgtAAAATATCGGGCATTTGTCTGATACGCGTTGTTTACTTCATATACCTTCTAGGCCACCGTAGTTCTATCTGAGAGTTCCTGTCATGGCCGTCATGGAAACTGTTTACCAGAGGATCATTTGATAACTTGGTTTATAAATCATATGAAATGGCAGCGGTTTTCCTGGTCACCTTGTATGAATACTCCCCGTTGTTTTACATTAGTGTGGTGTCCTTGTGTTTCGTTGTCACCGCCGCCATGGTGCTAGGCTGGTAAGTGATATGTAGCTACTAGCTTAGCTAGCTTAGCCACTGCCCTGGCTACAGCTGTTTGATAGCATCACATAATGTTCTCGCGCTAACATGATACGTCTCCTTATGATTTGGGTGACCTTAACGACGTTTCTTAATTGTCTTAAACGACCTGGCAAGTTGTCTATATTATCGCCTAGCCTTATGAAAGATATTTTGGCCAATATGTGTATGTTTCAAACAGTTAAAAGGATCaattcagaagtaaacaaatacaacgTTTACAGCAATAACTACATTTCTTCAAACGTCTTACTGTCAGATAGTGGTCACCTGAGTTTTGACTGAAAGGTGGTTTATGCATGTGCTTCAAAACATGGCAGTCTGCACATTCTACTTAAATATTCCttgtggtggaggaagtacacAGATATTTTGCTCATGTAAAAGTACTAAAAccactgtgcagaaatacacTGTAACAAGTAAAAcacctgtatttattttttgttaagtgaaagtatatataaataatataaagcaaCATACCAAAACTAAAAGTGCTCATTATGCAGAATTCTCAGAATAATATTATGTCAATGGATTATAACTAGTGATGcattttatgtgtttatcaTATTATTTTCCAGCTGGTAAATATGTTGCTAGCTAGGTGGCGAgctaaaaaataatgtatactGACAGGCATTTGAATCCTTAAATATTCATCattattaatttattgatttttattttgtattaataatatgaaTCCGCAAAGTGACCAGTGACAAACGATCTCAGATAAATGGGAAGGAGGATTAAATGTACAACATTTAACTCTAAATTGTAATGGGGTAGAAGTATGAATTAGCATGAAATTGTACAGCACTTGAGCAAATTGAATAAGTAACTTTCCAACACTGGTGGTGTACGAGTCAAGGTAATAAGTGAGAGGTCAGACGGACAAGGAAATACGATCATACACATTAACTTCCACAATAACTTAACTTCTAACTTTCTtactctgtctctcctcctaCAGGTTCGGCTTTGACGTCCCAGTGATCCTGCGCAGCTCTGATGAGACGGAGTCCGTCCTCCCCACCCCTGAGAAGCAAATGGTTCAGATGACCAATCCTTTTGCCCTGCAGATGTGCTCTGGGCCGGCATCCGTCACTGGTGAGAACATCACTCAATAACTCACAACACAGAAGCTGCGGAGGGTCCAGATAGCCCAACCTTGATTTAACGTGTCCTTCTCAACCCTAAGAAGCTTCCTTTATGATGATTATcccattattattgttattaccaTTGTTATTATCCTTTctcagtttgttttctttttttcaattagaTAAGCAATGTGTCAAATCCAAATGAGTCCCCAAAAACTTAAAATCATCCCAAAATTCATCAAGATCTTTCCACTGAGCTATGAATATGCATGGTTTTGAATTGTTCTAACTCTGAGtgttttccctttgttttgCTGGCCAGCCCATAATAACCGTTGCTCTCTTGCAGATGGGGTGTCGCTGAGGCCCGGCTGTCTTGAGCCCTGTGTCCTCAGCTGTTTCTGGGGCTGTGAAGTCAGAGCCTTGCAGGGGACGCTGCAGGCCCACCAGCACTGCCGCAGGCTCTGCACCCCCCAACACTTCCAGCAGGCCCTGCACCCCCACTACCACCACTGCCAGAGCTTCCAGTATCCTACACAGCGCTGAAACCCCCCCCAGCTAAATTGTTATTGTATTAATGTTCTACGTAAAATCAACAGTTCTGACTCACTTTTTCATTGTTAGTTATTATTACTAATAAAGCAGAGTGCTTGATAACTAATGCTTACATCACATGAGACATTTCTCATAGTAACTTCATTTAACTGACATGCATCCTTTTTTAATCAGAAtccaaatactttatttatcacgCTTGGGAATGTATGGGGTCAGatttgtgtcaaaataaatagttagacacagaaggattcacaaaTACTTATCGCTTTATATAAATTGAATACAAATtcaacatatataaaaataagctTCACAATTATGGTATATTTCGGAtcgacacacacatttttcttgtttaactttttaaaaacatatttaaatgttgttacatttatgtaatcaaaaatattttagaCATAAATTTATAAatgtaacaacatttaaatatgtttttgatgacaaaattaaacactttaaatacatatatttgtgtatttatattacattcagttaaaacaacaaatgtttggGTTTGGATCAGAAATctatttgtgaaatgtatttatatatatatatatatatatttattatatataataatccAGAAGTACAtttgtgaatccttctgtgtgcaagtttttattttgacacttaTCTGACCCCATATTCCCCTGCGTGATTGGCTCGTACACCTGATGTTAGCCTCTTTGACCCCGCCCTCCAGTATCGGCAGTGGTGACGAAGCagaacaccacacacacattcctacTGACCACAGGATCACAGATTTCGGGCCGTTGCCGAGGGAACGCTACCCTCTGGTGGCTGTGCTGACGCTGGCAGAGTCTGAAGCCAGAGACACGTACAACATCGTGAGTACGCACTATCAGACATTTCCATCAGCATTCATTTGCTGTCGGTGTTTCAGTCAGACGACCTGACTCTGTTTGATGTACCGTATGTACTTATATTTCGACTCACACATATacgatatatatatttatcatattGAATATTATTTACATCTGTATATATCTTAACAGTTTTagctagggatgcaccgattgcaaaaatgtcggccgatgttAAGAATAGCAATTTTTTGCCGATGGccaatgttttactatttaaactgtaatagtagcataaggcagcctgtccctttaagagagagagtgggggatacctgtgtgcatgtgtaagagcgagagagaggttgagcgagccatagtacgTTTGTGGAAGTTAACGGGggtagcagcaagtataacaaagtcacaaatataaacgacggcctcccaagaacactgaatgatggatttaatttaccgatcctccagacacccgcTACACGGggcggaagtcctgcagcatgcagcagcagctcctcacagaggagaggagagagaggagaggagtggagaggagaggagaggagaggagaggagaggagaggagaggagagacgagacgagacgagaccccccccctctgaatgactttaaagttacggcagacccacagtcactgatctaatccttcaaaatgatgccctgatttaagatttggtccgtcagatttaaaaaataacgacgctaatgcgacttctcccggtcacgtagcaaaacataaacatctcaccgatgtatcggtgcatccctagcccattcttttgtttatatttcaactCTTCCTTACTTGTACAAAGAGGGCTACTTCCTGGTTAAACTGCTGTTGTTGATTCATGATTCTGTCCTTGTTCTCCCAGGTGGCCTCTGTGACGGTTCTTCATGTTCCTGATGGCAGATACAGCCTCTCTGCTCGGGTTCTATTCCAGTACCTGCTCACCACACAGGGCAACATGTACGAGTTAAAGGTACGTCACATCCTATGGGGTCAGATTagtgtcaaaataaataattgcacCCCGAGAAATTCCCAAATATAATTCAGGATTGATATATAAATGTCTCCATCCCATgtagcaacatttaaatgtgtttttgatgaaaacatgaaacactCTTAAATACGCATATTTGTGGATTCATATCACATTTATTCAAAACGAGATATTTGTGTTGATCCCCTTGGATCTTAGATTAGCAAACTCCCTTGGACTCTTTAGTAAATTAAAGCcctatgttttttatttttgggttattttattaatatcactgttaatgttttattgtttgaagGTTTTGTGATCTAACACTTTCTGCTTTGTTTGTCtaacttgtttttaatgatgtttCTCAATCCTTACTTGTGATCGGTTACTTTTAAAGTAtctatgtaaagcactttgggctgcatccggcatgaaaggtgctatataaataaagtcaatTATTATCTATTATTGTCTCCTGCAGCCTCTTTTCATGTCAGCTGACAGCGGGGGGGCGTCTGAGCCACCTGAGTCGGAGCACAGCACCCAACCCAGAGAAGCCAACGACGGGGCCATCAGTGGGGAGCCGagtccagaggaggaggaggaggaagtggaggaggaggaggactggtCTGGGGCAGGGGGCAGAGGGTGTGTGGTGTGTCAGAACGCGGCAGTGAACAAGGTGCTGCTGCCCTGCAGAcacgcctgtgtgtgtgacagctgtgTGTCGCGCTTCCAGCACTGCCCCATCTGCAGGGCTTTCGTCCTGGAGGCCTTCACCCTGACGAAGGAGGGGGGGGCCACGGGACGCTGACTCACACTGGACACGTGTATATGAGCGCTAAATTCCACTTCTCACCATGTacaatttttaaatgtagataCAGCTTTATTCAGACCACAGGATGGATCGACCAATCAGAAGTGTAAAGGTCAACTGCAGAGATGTCCTGCAAACATGCAttagagacccccccccccccatatctgTGTCCCTGTTTCTTTCAgtgtaaccacacacacagacgcctCCGTCTTAATTCTCAGAAATGATTATTTGTTGTATCCTGTTAATATCTTTACCTCTACTTATTTAAATCTCCGCAGATCCCTTTAAGATTGTCGAGCCAGAAAAGGATGTATATAACAGAGTGATATTTTCCTGTacaaatgattatttatgtttactccacattgtttgttttagaaTAAGATGGTTTGACCTCTTTTACAGGACCAGTGCAGTATTTATTGGCCACAGTTTATTACTTCCTAAGCTTTAATCTGActatgtaaataaatgtcaggAATAATTCAAATGACTGATGATTTATTGGACGTGCTTGTGTTACTGCTTTTATGAAAAGTTCCATTGAAAATGTGATGCTGGAAAGCCGACTGATTGGAATATTGCATCAAACTCTTGGCCAGATGACTTCATGACCTTTACTGGACTATGTGTAAGCCTGGTTGATGTAACAGCAGGTGGAGATACCACATGCAGACactcaataaaatataattgtgaCAAAGTATCTTAAAGGTCCTGAAGACATATTCCCCCATTCTGCTTCGTTTGACTGCTGCCATCACAAGATGTCtatgtttttcctctctgaatCACATCTGTATGGGGTCTGATTAGTGTCGGGGACTCAAAACGTTAATTTTTTTATCAAGAAAAAAATTGTGATAAATGGTTCCAACATCCTCAATAACCATGACAGAATTGTCTAAATCGGTCAAGCCATTTGttaattaatgcaacttatgctaattgtgcaaattgcccatcATATGCAAGTAATCATCCAgtagtttctatgtgctggggacccgtactatTCATTGTTATCATAAAACTACTCACATTTCCGGGTTCATACTGCTGGCAAGTGGAGGGGGGTTGCGATCGTGTCTGTTTCAGAGCTTCCGTTGGGTCatatttctttctctgcatTACGGTTGCATTCCCATTGACACATTAAAACGCACAGCTTTTTTTGGTCAATAGCTGTTATCAAACACAGCCAGTTCAGTGAAACACTGCAGACTACAGAATGGAGAGGATCTGACACACTGCTGCAGTACACACCGAGCACAGCTGTGTGAAAAGAAAGCATTGTTTAGCTTAATAGAATTCAAACCAAAAACGTTTGGAcgacaaaatataaatgatcaaTAGCACCATAACACCCCATCAAATTAGCTTGATGACTATATTCAGTTCCTGTGTGCAGTTACCAAAGGATGTACACTCAAATATTCCTGGATATTTTTGATACTGGAAACTCCTATAAAAAAGGTAAGACTCAGGAATAAACTTTGACACGTGTTTAATCAGTTTTGGATTCCATTACGTTCACTTGAAGGTAATAAGAGAACAGAAAAGTCATAAATTGAAGAACACAGGATTTTcaatataattgtatattttcagAACATAAAGGTATTTATTTGCAAGTTTAAGAGTTTTGTGGGATGCCAGAATGATCGGCCTTTTGTATCCAGAGATTAAACAAACGGCGGGTCAGACTAATAACTGGATACAGGGCTGTCACTGTTGGTGAGGACCGTGTACTTTTTCTAAACTTTGTGCATcccacaaacatttacaaacattttctcCAGGCTTTAAAGCATGGAACACCGCAAATTCAtgaaaatgcaatgaaaaataCGAGAGGACTATGACACAAAGTTTATACAGGCTTGTAGTCCAGCTTGGACTCCAGCTTCTTCGAATCGGCCACCTTCCGCACGGCTTTCATGAAGTCTTCCTGCGTGACGTACTCTCGGTCAGCGCGGATGGCAAACAGACCTGCAGACAAACAACAAAGGGAATTCTGTAAACAAAATggagtgaggagaaaaaaacaaaatgaagacacGGAATAGATAATGTCTGACCTGCTTCTGTGCACACGTTCCTCAGATCGGCCCCGTTGAAACCGTCTGACAGCTTTACGATGGCTTCATAATCTGAAAACAAGCGGAGGCATTCCCAGTGAGAACGCTGCTtacttccctctccctctgtccgTGTGAAGGAATATGTTCTACCCATCATCCTTCTCGCTGTTGGTTGTTAGTATTGTCCATTATCTAGAGACCAAAGCTCATTTGACTGGTGCACTGTAGGAGCCTCATTTTCCGACGTTACCAGTGGTGGAATgcaacaaagtacatttacgcAACATTTTTGCTGAGGTACTattttgcagtacttgtatttCCAGTTTATGTTAcatatacttttactccacaacaTTTCAGAGGAAGTTATTGTACTTAAACACTTTATTCAATAGATATTGtaactatttatttacatataaaaacacatgatttatAAAAGGTAAATACccagtattttattatatgacaCAGAATCCGTGTGCGGTGCGTCACTGACCTATTTCTCCGTGCTTGGTGATGGGGCTGGAGTGGATCTTGAGGATGTCCAGGCGAGCCTGCTCATTGGGCAGCTCGATGTCTGAGGAGCGGAGGAGGACGTTAGTGTTGCTGCGTGTTCACAGAGAGCcgacacacagaggaggagtgggggggaGGAGGACTTACGGATTTTACGGTCCAGTCTGCCGGGCCGCAGCAGGGCGGGGTCCAGAGTGTCCGGTCTGTTGGTGGCCATGATCATCTTCACTCTGTGCAGCGTGTCGAAGCCGTCCATCTGGTTCAGCAGctgacaggacacacacacatttagtctCTCACTGATTTTAATTATATATCCACTGCtatgacttttattttatataattctAATTAAAACACAAGTGAGTTTTACCTCCATAAGTGTCCTCTGGATCTCTCTGTCAGCAGAAGTTCCCTCAGAGAAACGACGGCCGcctacaggaaacacacacatgacaacACACATGGGGGGGTGCTGTGTGAGAATGTTAACGTGTATCTTTATAAAGCTCCATTACCCTATGAAGTGTTAGAAGAAGCTTAAAAAACAATGCGCTTCAGCTGCTTCGCAAAAGTGTCCCAATTGGGatttaaaatgctttgattGAAGCTTCAAATCAGGGTACATGAGAATAAACAAAgccttaaaaataataataaacacaactcAAATACTTTAACCCCATGGATGCTTTACCTCACAGTTAGCAGACACTTCGATCCAAATTGACTTACATACCCTTCAAAACTGTAGACATGCCTACAGGAGCAATTTCGAGGTTTAGTATCTTGTTCGGGACACTTTTAAGGGGGTGGCTGTGGCAAATCAGAAGGCTGGTGGTTCGACATGTCAACAGGTcatgtccttgggcaagatacctgACCTCAAATTGCTCCTGATGGacaacagtgtgtgagtgtgtgtgtcagtctggcACCTTGTATATCAGCCTCTGCCCCTGTATGAATATGGCTGAAAGGGTGAATATACTCATCtgtatacatattattttactctctaatgctggtttattccTATTTTGAGACgttagatatatttttttaatagtttatttctacattttaatCTCTAATGATGcgcaatgccttgttttgttttatgctgctacaacgattaataaagtacctcttatcttatctgg
The sequence above is drawn from the Eleginops maclovinus isolate JMC-PN-2008 ecotype Puerto Natales chromosome 15, JC_Emac_rtc_rv5, whole genome shotgun sequence genome and encodes:
- the cgrrf1 gene encoding cell growth regulator with RING finger domain protein 1, whose protein sequence is MAAVFLVTLYEYSPLFYISVVSLCFVVTAAMVLGWFGFDVPVILRSSDETESVLPTPEKQMVQMTNPFALQMCSGPASVTDGVSLRPGCLEPCVLSCFWGCEVRALQGTLQAHQHCRRLCTPQHFQQALHPHYHHCQSFHIGSGDEAEHHTHIPTDHRITDFGPLPRERYPLVAVLTLAESEARDTYNIVASVTVLHVPDGRYSLSARVLFQYLLTTQGNMYELKPLFMSADSGGASEPPESEHSTQPREANDGAISGEPSPEEEEEEVEEEEDWSGAGGRGCVVCQNAAVNKVLLPCRHACVCDSCVSRFQHCPICRAFVLEAFTLTKEGGATGR